The Chitinophaga caeni genome segment TCTATAGCATTTGCAAAGAGCTCTTTGAAAAAGAAGTAAATAGCCGGCATAATTTTCAATGCTACCCGGTTGCACCCAAGATGAACGATTTACAAATTGTTTCACTATCCTGTTGCATGGAAGCCTTGGGGATTGATTCCGAAAATTTACTTTGGAGTAAGTTGAAAACCGATTATGCAGATCAGTTTACCAACCTGATTGATCGAAGCCGTTTTAATCGCCGCCGCAAAAGGCTGGCAGAGAAGGTCGAACGCGTACAACACCATATAGGGAGGCGTTTAGACCACTTAAGCAGCACAATGATTGTGGACAGCGTACCAGTCCCGGTTATTAAAATGGTAAGGGAACGGACCTTCAAATCATTCAAGCATGATTTTGACACCGCACCGGCGAAAGGTTATAGTGCTGTGAACAGAAGCTGGTTTATTGGCTATAAACTCCACGTCATTATATATGACAATGGTGCCATCCAGCAAGCCGGCATAACTAAAGCCAATGTGCACGACATCAATTTCCTCAAGCAGCTTGATCGTCTGCCGGCAAAGAAGTCACTATTAGGTGACCGGGCATATATCTCCCAAACCGTTCAGATGGATTTGTTTGACAATTATCAGGTCAGGCTGAAAGTTCCTCTCCGGCATAACCAGCATGACTACAGAAAATATCCGAGGAAAAACAGGTCGAAGCGGCAGATGGTGGAAACGGTATTCTCTCAATTGTGCGACCACCTCAACCTCAGAAGAAACTATGCGCGATCATTTGACGGTTTGGCTACTCGCCTGGCTTCCAAGTTATCGGCTACTTCCTTACTCCAGTACATCAATTTCAAAAATGGACT includes the following:
- a CDS encoding IS982 family transposase produces the protein MHNIRTNFRKFYSICKELFEKEVNSRHNFQCYPVAPKMNDLQIVSLSCCMEALGIDSENLLWSKLKTDYADQFTNLIDRSRFNRRRKRLAEKVERVQHHIGRRLDHLSSTMIVDSVPVPVIKMVRERTFKSFKHDFDTAPAKGYSAVNRSWFIGYKLHVIIYDNGAIQQAGITKANVHDINFLKQLDRLPAKKSLLGDRAYISQTVQMDLFDNYQVRLKVPLRHNQHDYRKYPRKNRSKRQMVETVFSQLCDHLNLRRNYARSFDGLATRLASKLSATSLLQYINFKNGLKISKIKHALAF